The following proteins are co-located in the Microvirga ossetica genome:
- a CDS encoding RNA polymerase subunit sigma-70: MTTLKEFEDALREQGMHMALAILQKLRERDRTTRTIAPARRIAGRKMTPELARQILDLHATTEMTQQEIAFQLSVNQGRVNEVIKRGKWLDDNPAAPEAVARDKAKARMSHPATARHSDKRETKAVSSSDRKRQGGKGSQQAQLLLGDL, from the coding sequence TTGACCACGCTCAAGGAATTCGAGGATGCCCTGCGCGAGCAGGGAATGCACATGGCTCTCGCGATCCTGCAGAAGCTTCGGGAGCGGGACCGAACCACAAGGACGATCGCCCCCGCCCGCCGTATCGCCGGCAGAAAAATGACTCCCGAACTGGCCAGGCAGATCCTGGACCTCCACGCCACGACGGAGATGACCCAGCAGGAGATTGCATTCCAGCTGAGCGTCAATCAGGGGCGGGTCAACGAGGTCATCAAGCGCGGGAAGTGGCTCGACGACAATCCTGCAGCGCCGGAGGCGGTCGCGCGGGACAAGGCGAAGGCGCGGATGTCTCACCCTGCCACTGCAAGGCACTCCGACAAGCGAGAGACGAAAGCCGTCTCGTCATCCGATAGAAAGCGGCAGGGCGGGAAGGGAAGCCAACAGGCGCAGCTGCTTCTGGGCGATCTCTGA
- a CDS encoding outer membrane protein: MRKCVISLLAGVAGVTLAAAAASAADLPSQAPPPAPIIAAPIFTWTGFYAGVNAGWGWRDSNRQTVILDGAVPGTLFFPDNGDGGFTGGGQIGYNYQIGSFVIGVETDIQWADTNQDETVAFIPLGTPGTFVPGTFDNNLSDWFGTLRARAGVAFDRVLIYATGGLAYTDNNTGWVAGGGVEWALPVNWFGSSAVTFGLEGLWISVDSDDDNLFNGTVGTFTPVGGDPIALIAPATQNNENEFFVARAKLNFKFGTY, from the coding sequence ATGAGAAAGTGCGTAATTAGCCTCCTAGCAGGGGTTGCAGGCGTCACGCTTGCTGCAGCCGCTGCCTCAGCGGCGGATCTTCCCAGTCAGGCCCCGCCTCCGGCACCGATCATTGCGGCTCCGATCTTCACCTGGACGGGCTTCTATGCTGGTGTCAACGCCGGCTGGGGCTGGCGCGACAGCAACCGGCAGACCGTCATTCTCGACGGTGCGGTGCCGGGCACGCTGTTCTTCCCCGACAACGGTGACGGCGGTTTCACCGGCGGCGGTCAGATCGGCTACAACTACCAGATCGGCTCCTTCGTGATCGGTGTTGAGACCGACATCCAATGGGCCGACACCAATCAGGACGAGACGGTTGCGTTCATTCCGCTCGGCACGCCCGGCACATTCGTGCCCGGCACCTTCGACAACAACCTGTCGGATTGGTTCGGCACATTGCGCGCCCGCGCCGGTGTCGCCTTTGATCGCGTACTGATCTACGCCACCGGCGGTCTGGCTTATACGGACAACAACACCGGCTGGGTGGCCGGTGGTGGCGTCGAATGGGCTCTGCCGGTGAACTGGTTCGGCTCCTCGGCGGTGACCTTCGGCCTCGAGGGTCTGTGGATCAGCGTCGACAGCGACGACGACAACCTCTTCAACGGCACTGTCGGCACCTTCACGCCGGTTGGTGGCGACCCCATCGCACTGATTGCGCCGGCGACGCAGAACAACGAGAACGAATTCTTCGTCGCTCGGGCCAAGCTGAACTTCAAGTTCGGCACCTACTGA
- a CDS encoding phenylacetate--CoA ligase family protein, with protein sequence MADHYDDLETRDPSEREAALFARLPDILRQAAKAPVYAERLMGIDLAGVTSREALAKLPVLRKAELPGLQKAALPFGGFVSGAPGSFGRLFTSPGPIFEPETSLPDPWRSARGLYAAGFRKGDVVLNTFSYHLTPGGFIMDSGARALGCAVIPAGPGNTEQQFELIEAYRPAAYCGTPDFLKILLDGAAAAGRDLSSIRRALVSGAAFPKSLQEEFSAKGIEAYQAYATADLGFIAYESAAREGLVVNEDIILEIVRPGTGDPVSEGEVGEIVVTTLDPHHPFIRFALGDLTAAMAGGSPCGRTNMRIKGWMGRADQATKVKGMFVRPEQVAEIGRRHPELGRLRLVVTREGETDVMTLNAETAVPSEALASAVGTTLHGIAKLKGEVTFSSPGSLPNDGKVIADERRYD encoded by the coding sequence TTGGCAGATCACTACGACGATCTCGAAACCCGCGACCCTTCCGAGCGCGAAGCCGCTCTGTTCGCGCGCCTACCGGACATCCTGAGACAGGCCGCCAAGGCGCCTGTCTATGCCGAGCGGTTGATGGGGATCGATCTCGCCGGCGTCACGAGCCGCGAAGCACTCGCGAAGCTGCCCGTGCTGCGCAAGGCGGAATTGCCGGGCCTGCAGAAGGCTGCCCTGCCCTTCGGAGGCTTCGTCTCCGGTGCGCCGGGCTCGTTCGGCCGTCTCTTCACCTCGCCCGGTCCGATCTTCGAGCCTGAGACCTCCCTCCCCGATCCCTGGCGTTCCGCGCGCGGCCTCTACGCTGCCGGCTTCCGCAAGGGCGATGTGGTGCTCAACACCTTCAGCTATCATCTGACGCCGGGCGGTTTCATCATGGATTCCGGCGCGCGCGCTCTCGGGTGCGCGGTCATTCCGGCTGGCCCCGGCAACACGGAGCAGCAATTCGAACTGATCGAGGCCTATCGTCCGGCCGCCTATTGCGGCACGCCGGACTTTCTCAAGATCCTCCTCGACGGTGCCGCTGCAGCAGGACGGGACCTGTCCTCGATCAGGCGGGCGCTCGTGTCCGGAGCGGCTTTTCCGAAATCGCTGCAGGAGGAGTTCTCCGCAAAAGGCATCGAGGCCTATCAGGCCTATGCCACGGCGGATCTAGGCTTCATCGCCTATGAGAGCGCAGCCCGCGAGGGTCTCGTCGTCAACGAGGACATCATTCTCGAGATCGTGCGACCCGGCACGGGCGATCCGGTTTCGGAGGGCGAGGTCGGAGAAATCGTCGTGACGACGCTCGATCCGCATCATCCCTTCATCCGCTTCGCCCTCGGCGACCTGACGGCCGCGATGGCGGGAGGGAGCCCTTGCGGCCGCACCAATATGCGCATCAAGGGCTGGATGGGACGTGCGGACCAGGCCACGAAGGTCAAGGGAATGTTCGTCCGGCCGGAGCAGGTGGCGGAGATCGGCCGGCGCCACCCCGAACTCGGCCGCCTGCGCCTTGTCGTCACCCGCGAGGGCGAGACGGATGTGATGACGCTGAACGCGGAAACCGCGGTGCCGAGCGAAGCGCTTGCATCCGCGGTCGGTACCACGCTTCACGGCATCGCCAAGCTGAAAGGTGAGGTTACTTTCTCGTCTCCTGGCAGCCTGCCCAATGACGGCAAGGTCATTGCGGATGAGCGCCGATACGATTGA
- a CDS encoding DUF805 domain-containing protein, which produces MDFGQAIKTCLNKYATFSGRAQRSEYWYFFLFTAVVNIVASVLDATIFGDMAVLYVIATLVLLLPSIAAGVRRLHDTDKSGWWLLISLIPAIGIIVLIVFFCQRGTVGPNRFGPDPLQGSLSSTHTATA; this is translated from the coding sequence ATGGACTTCGGACAAGCGATCAAAACCTGTCTCAATAAATACGCGACGTTCTCGGGGCGCGCGCAGCGCTCCGAGTACTGGTACTTCTTTCTGTTCACGGCTGTCGTCAACATCGTGGCGAGCGTTCTCGACGCGACGATTTTCGGTGACATGGCGGTCCTTTACGTGATCGCCACTTTGGTTCTTCTCCTTCCCAGCATCGCTGCCGGCGTGCGGCGCCTGCACGACACGGACAAGTCCGGCTGGTGGCTCCTGATCAGCCTCATCCCGGCGATCGGCATCATCGTTCTGATCGTGTTCTTCTGCCAGCGCGGAACCGTGGGTCCGAACCGGTTCGGACCCGACCCGCTGCAGGGATCCCTTTCGAGCACGCATACAGCCACTGCCTGA
- a CDS encoding ABC transporter ATP-binding protein, which translates to MTAAAQPVSAAETVLTVNNIEVVYDHVILVLKGVSLHVPKGGIVALLGANGAGKTTTLKAISNLLHAERGEVTKGSIEFNGERVDKLSPNELVRRGCIQVLEGRHCFGHLTIEENLLTGAFTRRDGNAAIRRDVEAIYDYFPRLKQRRTSMAGYTSGGEQQMCAIGRAMMSKPSMILLDEPSMGLAPQIVEEIFEIVHKLNATEGVSFLLAEQNTNMALKYATYGYILETGRVVMDGPAQMLRENEDVKEFYLGVSEGDRKSFRAVKSYKRRKRWLA; encoded by the coding sequence ATGACCGCCGCCGCTCAACCTGTCTCAGCCGCCGAAACCGTCCTCACGGTCAACAACATCGAGGTCGTCTACGACCACGTGATCCTCGTGCTGAAGGGCGTGTCGCTCCATGTGCCTAAGGGTGGCATCGTCGCCCTGCTCGGCGCGAACGGCGCCGGCAAGACGACCACCCTGAAAGCGATCTCCAACCTGCTCCATGCCGAGCGTGGCGAGGTCACGAAGGGATCGATCGAATTCAACGGCGAGCGCGTCGACAAGCTCTCGCCCAACGAGCTCGTGCGGCGCGGCTGCATCCAGGTGCTGGAGGGCCGGCACTGCTTCGGCCATCTCACCATCGAGGAGAACCTGCTCACGGGCGCCTTCACGCGCCGCGACGGCAATGCCGCCATCCGCCGGGACGTCGAGGCGATCTACGACTACTTCCCGCGCCTCAAGCAGCGGCGGACCTCGATGGCCGGCTACACCTCCGGCGGCGAGCAGCAGATGTGCGCCATCGGCCGCGCGATGATGTCCAAGCCCTCGATGATCCTGCTGGACGAGCCGTCCATGGGGCTGGCGCCGCAGATCGTGGAGGAGATCTTCGAGATCGTGCACAAGCTCAACGCGACGGAGGGCGTGTCCTTCCTGCTCGCGGAGCAGAACACCAACATGGCGCTGAAATACGCCACCTACGGCTACATTCTGGAGACCGGCCGCGTGGTGATGGACGGTCCCGCCCAGATGCTGCGCGAGAACGAGGACGTGAAGGAATTCTACCTCGGCGTGTCGGAGGGCGACCGCAAGTCGTTCCGTGCCGTGAAGAGCTACAAGCGCCGCAAGCGCTGGCTGGCGTGA
- a CDS encoding ABC transporter substrate-binding protein: MSFRKLGLGLAAATMLAGIALPAFAQDSVYIPLFTYRTGPFAGSGTPIADGMHDYLRMLNERDGGIGGVKLVLEECETGYDTKKGVECYEAVKGKNPVVVNPWSTGITLPLIPRASVDKIPILSMAYGLSASARGDIFPWVFNPPATYWDGMSMIIKYIGEKEGGLDKLKGKKIGFLHLDASFGKEPIPLLQETAKELGFEVALYPVAAQDMQNQSSQWLSARRDRPDYMVMWGWGSMNGAAVKEAVRSGYPMDKFYSVWWPGEDDARSGGAGAKGFKMLNWHSVGANFPAIQDIQKHVVDKGLSKAPKDKVGELLYNRGIYNSLLIAEGIAQAQKLTGKKAVTGEDVRRGMENIKLDPARLKELGLEGFTDQLALSCADHNGHRAAFMQEWDGTKWVKISNPIEPMTDRVKGQLDAAAKDYAEKNAGWPKRTETCDKAS, translated from the coding sequence ATGTCGTTTCGCAAATTAGGTCTTGGATTAGCCGCCGCGACGATGCTCGCGGGCATTGCCCTTCCTGCCTTCGCGCAGGACTCGGTCTATATTCCCCTCTTCACCTACCGCACCGGCCCCTTCGCCGGGTCCGGTACGCCCATCGCCGACGGCATGCACGACTACCTGCGCATGCTGAACGAGCGCGACGGCGGCATCGGCGGCGTGAAGCTCGTGCTTGAGGAATGCGAGACCGGCTACGACACCAAGAAAGGCGTCGAATGCTATGAAGCCGTTAAGGGCAAGAACCCGGTCGTGGTCAATCCGTGGTCGACCGGCATCACCCTGCCGCTGATCCCGCGCGCCTCCGTCGACAAGATCCCGATCCTGTCCATGGCCTACGGCCTCTCGGCCTCCGCCCGCGGCGACATCTTCCCCTGGGTCTTCAACCCGCCGGCCACCTATTGGGACGGCATGTCGATGATCATCAAGTATATCGGCGAGAAGGAAGGCGGCCTCGACAAGCTGAAGGGCAAGAAGATCGGCTTCCTGCATCTCGATGCCAGCTTCGGCAAGGAACCGATCCCGCTGCTCCAGGAAACGGCGAAGGAGCTCGGCTTCGAGGTGGCGCTCTATCCGGTCGCCGCCCAGGATATGCAGAACCAGTCCTCGCAGTGGCTCAGCGCCCGCCGCGACCGGCCCGACTATATGGTCATGTGGGGCTGGGGCTCCATGAACGGCGCTGCGGTGAAGGAAGCCGTGCGCTCGGGCTATCCCATGGATAAGTTCTACTCGGTCTGGTGGCCGGGCGAGGACGACGCGCGGAGCGGCGGCGCCGGCGCCAAGGGCTTCAAGATGCTCAACTGGCATTCGGTGGGCGCCAACTTCCCCGCCATCCAGGACATCCAGAAGCACGTGGTCGACAAGGGACTGTCGAAGGCTCCCAAGGACAAGGTGGGCGAGCTTCTCTACAACCGCGGCATCTACAACTCGCTGCTGATCGCGGAAGGAATTGCCCAGGCTCAGAAGCTCACGGGCAAGAAGGCCGTGACCGGCGAGGATGTGCGCCGCGGCATGGAGAACATCAAGCTCGATCCGGCGCGCCTGAAGGAGCTCGGGCTCGAGGGCTTCACCGATCAGCTGGCTCTCTCCTGCGCCGATCACAACGGCCACCGCGCCGCCTTCATGCAGGAATGGGACGGCACGAAATGGGTGAAGATCTCGAACCCCATCGAGCCGATGACCGACCGCGTGAAAGGTCAGCTCGATGCAGCCGCGAAGGACTACGCCGAGAAGAATGCCGGCTGGCCTAAGCGGACCGAGACCTGCGACAAGGCGAGCTGA
- a CDS encoding branched-chain amino acid ABC transporter permease: MLYREAGQFKTNYVADSAIFPLREDRTGLALIILAAYALAFLGNSFLLQAVMIPFLIFSLASIGLNILTGYTGLLSLGTGAFMGVGAYACYKLMTAFPGVNVIVWIFVSGFFSAAIGALFGLPSLRIKGFYLAVATLAAQFFLQWCFIRIPWLVNYNVSGALDAPLRTLFGIPIMGPNATPQTRYLVVLTIVIALTWIASNLVHGRIGRMWIAIRDMDLAAELMGIRPLQTKLLAFAVSSYYCGVAGALLVFLWYGGAEYDVFNINQSFFILFMVIIGGLGSLIGSFFGAALIFILPIVLGIVLPAIFEPFGISIAADVIEHLRFMIVGALIIFFLIVEPHGLARLWQIGKQKLLVWPFPY, from the coding sequence GTGCTCTACCGCGAGGCCGGCCAGTTCAAGACCAACTACGTCGCTGACAGCGCGATCTTCCCGCTGCGCGAGGACCGGACCGGGCTCGCCCTCATCATCCTCGCCGCCTATGCCCTCGCCTTCCTCGGCAACAGCTTCCTGCTGCAGGCGGTGATGATCCCGTTCCTGATCTTCTCGCTCGCCTCCATCGGCCTCAATATCCTCACGGGCTATACGGGCCTTCTCTCGCTGGGAACCGGCGCCTTCATGGGCGTCGGAGCCTATGCCTGCTACAAGCTGATGACGGCGTTCCCGGGCGTGAACGTCATCGTCTGGATTTTCGTGTCGGGCTTCTTTTCCGCCGCCATCGGCGCCCTGTTTGGCCTGCCGTCGCTGCGCATCAAAGGCTTCTACCTCGCGGTTGCGACGCTCGCGGCACAGTTCTTCCTGCAATGGTGCTTCATCCGCATCCCGTGGCTGGTGAACTACAACGTCTCCGGCGCCCTCGATGCGCCGCTTCGCACGCTCTTCGGCATCCCGATCATGGGTCCGAACGCCACGCCGCAGACGCGCTATCTCGTGGTGCTCACCATCGTGATCGCGCTCACCTGGATCGCCTCGAACCTGGTCCATGGCCGCATCGGGCGCATGTGGATCGCGATCCGCGACATGGATCTTGCAGCCGAGCTCATGGGCATCCGCCCGCTCCAGACGAAGCTCCTGGCCTTCGCGGTCTCGTCTTATTACTGCGGCGTCGCCGGCGCGCTCCTCGTCTTTCTCTGGTATGGCGGCGCGGAATACGACGTGTTCAACATCAACCAGTCCTTCTTCATCCTGTTCATGGTGATCATCGGAGGTCTGGGCAGCCTCATCGGCTCGTTCTTCGGCGCCGCGCTCATCTTCATCCTGCCGATCGTGCTCGGCATCGTGCTGCCCGCCATCTTCGAGCCCTTCGGCATTTCGATCGCCGCCGACGTCATCGAGCACCTCCGCTTCATGATCGTCGGTGCGCTCATCATCTTTTTCCTGATCGTCGAACCGCACGGCCTCGCGCGGCTCTGGCAGATCGGCAAGCAGAAGCTCCTGGTCTGGCCGTTCCCCTACTAA
- a CDS encoding branched-chain amino acid ABC transporter permease, with protein MFFKVFIEPFVFMVEAPDLLIQTLWEGLVSGVLYALIALGFVLIFKASGVFNFAQGIMVVFSALILVGLYEKGVPAFLALALAVLAMLALAVVVERVVLRPLVNQPDIILFMATFGLTYFLIGFGELIFGGSPREMITDQLFLPQGTTEIDAFGGSIRFQHLDIAAAVIASIMIGLLAVFFSKTRIGRALRAVADSHKAALSVGISLNQIWVIVWFAAGIVALVAGIMWGARSGVSFSLQIIALKALPVLILGGFTSIPGAIIGGLIIGIGEKVGEFYWGPLVGGGVETWLAYVIALLFLLYRPQGLFGEKIIERI; from the coding sequence ATGTTCTTCAAGGTCTTCATCGAACCCTTCGTCTTCATGGTCGAAGCGCCGGATCTGCTGATCCAGACCCTCTGGGAAGGCCTCGTTTCCGGTGTGCTCTACGCGCTGATCGCGCTCGGCTTCGTCCTGATCTTCAAAGCCTCCGGCGTGTTCAATTTCGCGCAAGGGATCATGGTCGTGTTCTCGGCCCTGATCCTGGTGGGACTCTACGAGAAGGGCGTGCCGGCCTTCCTCGCGCTCGCTCTCGCCGTTCTCGCGATGCTCGCGCTGGCCGTGGTGGTGGAGCGCGTGGTGCTGCGCCCCCTCGTCAACCAGCCCGACATCATCCTCTTCATGGCGACCTTCGGGCTGACGTATTTTCTCATCGGCTTCGGCGAGCTGATCTTCGGCGGCAGCCCACGCGAGATGATCACGGACCAGCTCTTCCTGCCTCAGGGCACCACGGAGATCGACGCCTTCGGCGGCTCGATCCGCTTCCAGCATCTCGACATCGCTGCCGCCGTCATCGCGTCGATCATGATCGGCCTGCTGGCGGTGTTCTTCTCGAAGACGCGCATCGGCCGCGCGCTCCGCGCCGTGGCAGACAGCCACAAGGCGGCGCTTTCAGTGGGCATCTCGCTCAACCAGATCTGGGTAATCGTGTGGTTTGCCGCCGGCATCGTGGCGCTGGTGGCCGGCATCATGTGGGGCGCGCGCTCGGGCGTGTCCTTTTCGCTCCAGATCATCGCCCTGAAGGCGCTGCCGGTCCTCATCCTCGGAGGCTTCACCTCGATTCCCGGCGCCATCATCGGCGGGCTCATCATCGGAATCGGCGAGAAGGTCGGCGAGTTCTACTGGGGCCCGCTCGTGGGCGGCGGTGTCGAGACCTGGCTCGCCTATGTGATCGCCCTCCTCTTCCTGCTCTACAGGCCGCAGGGTCTGTTCGGCGAAAAGATCATCGAACGGATTTAG
- a CDS encoding ABC transporter ATP-binding protein, whose product MRAPDNPVLAKGDVLLAVDNVSLGFGGVKALTDVSFDIRKSEIRAIIGPNGAGKTSMLNCINGFYYPTEGRIIFKGVKRPKMRPHEAARGGIARTFQNVALFKSMSTLDNIMAGRSIKMHSNFFWQLLRHGPAMKEEVEHRRFVEEIIDFLEIQHIRKTPVGRLPYGLQKRVELGRALAMEPELLLLDEPMAGMNLEEKEDMSRFILEVNQQYGTTIALIEHDMGVVMDLSDRVVVLEYGRKIADGTPAVVKGDQRVIDAYLGVAH is encoded by the coding sequence ATGAGAGCGCCGGACAATCCCGTGCTCGCCAAGGGCGACGTGCTGCTCGCGGTCGACAACGTGTCGCTGGGCTTCGGCGGCGTGAAGGCGCTGACCGACGTGTCCTTCGACATCCGCAAGAGCGAGATCCGCGCCATCATCGGGCCGAACGGCGCCGGCAAGACCTCGATGCTCAACTGCATCAACGGCTTCTACTACCCGACCGAAGGGCGCATCATCTTCAAGGGCGTCAAGCGCCCGAAGATGCGCCCCCACGAGGCGGCGCGCGGCGGCATCGCCCGCACGTTCCAGAACGTCGCTTTGTTCAAGAGCATGTCGACGCTGGACAACATCATGGCGGGCCGCTCGATCAAGATGCATTCGAACTTCTTCTGGCAGCTCCTCCGCCACGGCCCGGCCATGAAGGAGGAGGTCGAGCACCGCCGCTTCGTCGAGGAGATCATCGACTTCCTCGAGATCCAGCACATCCGGAAGACCCCCGTGGGGAGGCTTCCCTACGGCCTGCAGAAGCGGGTCGAACTCGGGCGCGCGCTTGCCATGGAGCCGGAGCTTCTGCTGCTCGACGAGCCCATGGCCGGCATGAACCTCGAGGAAAAGGAAGACATGTCGCGCTTCATCCTCGAGGTGAACCAGCAATACGGCACCACCATCGCCCTCATCGAGCACGACATGGGTGTGGTGATGGATCTTTCCGACCGGGTCGTGGTGCTCGAATACGGCCGCAAGATCGCCGACGGCACGCCCGCCGTGGTCAAGGGCGACCAGCGCGTGATCGATGCCTATCTCGGCGTGGCGCATTGA
- a CDS encoding AMP-dependent synthetase/ligase, with amino-acid sequence MTTAADARADTFPKLLVRNARTRPNRTAFRHKDLGIWQSWTWGEVHEIVRAYASGLQAIGLKRGGKIAIVGYNRPYLYWTIAAAQWIGAIPIPVYADSVAEEMAYVLAHAEVTHAAVQNQEQVDKILSVSEQLPQLEHVLYDEQKGLRDYDHSRLHSIQSIVEEGRARLAEPQEAEDIERALQDGKGSDLAIILYTSGTTGRPKGVMLTSDAVIAAAEIGCDFDKLDETDEIMAYLPIAWVGDHIFSYAQAFLAGLCVNCPESPETVAEDRREIGATYVFAPPRIFESMLTLTMVRIEDAGTLKRRMFQTFINHANKVGEKILNKEPNVGLWDRLLWQIGNVLVYAPLRNRFGMTRVKVGYTAGEAIGPEIFRFYRSIGVNLKQLYGQTEASVYITMQPNGEIRADTVGRPAPQVEIRIADNGEVLYRSPGVFVGYYKDDEKTAETKTPDGFVRSGDAGFFDASGHLKIIDRAKDVGKMRDGALFPPKYVENKLKFYPNIKEAVCFGDGRDHVAAFINIDLVAVSNWAERNGVTYASYQELAGHPLVYDMIEKHVDEVNRSLASEPRMGGAQIKRFLILHKELDADDGELTRTQKVRRGFIAERYAPLIQALYDGSTEADISTEVTFEDGRKGVISARVKIRDMKVHPAAASGHVLEAAE; translated from the coding sequence TTGACGACGGCTGCGGATGCGCGCGCGGACACATTTCCCAAGCTCCTGGTGCGCAACGCGCGTACCCGACCGAACCGCACTGCGTTTCGGCACAAGGACCTCGGCATCTGGCAATCCTGGACCTGGGGCGAGGTGCATGAGATCGTCCGCGCCTATGCGAGCGGGCTGCAAGCGATCGGGTTGAAGCGTGGCGGCAAGATCGCAATCGTCGGCTACAACCGTCCCTATCTCTACTGGACCATCGCCGCTGCCCAATGGATCGGCGCGATCCCGATCCCGGTCTATGCGGACTCGGTCGCGGAGGAGATGGCCTATGTATTGGCCCATGCCGAAGTGACCCACGCGGCGGTGCAGAACCAGGAGCAGGTCGACAAGATCCTCTCCGTCTCCGAGCAGCTGCCGCAGCTTGAGCATGTGCTCTACGACGAGCAGAAGGGCCTGCGGGATTACGACCACAGCCGTCTTCACTCCATCCAGTCCATCGTCGAGGAAGGACGCGCACGTCTCGCGGAGCCGCAGGAGGCTGAAGACATCGAGCGCGCCCTGCAGGACGGCAAGGGTTCGGATCTCGCCATCATCCTCTACACATCCGGCACGACCGGACGCCCGAAGGGCGTGATGCTGACCTCGGATGCGGTGATCGCGGCTGCGGAAATCGGCTGCGATTTCGACAAGCTCGACGAAACCGACGAGATCATGGCCTATCTGCCGATCGCCTGGGTCGGCGATCATATCTTCTCCTATGCGCAGGCCTTTCTCGCCGGGCTATGCGTGAACTGTCCGGAGAGCCCGGAAACCGTCGCGGAGGATCGGCGCGAGATCGGAGCGACTTACGTCTTCGCGCCGCCGCGCATCTTCGAGAGCATGCTGACGCTGACCATGGTGCGCATCGAGGATGCCGGCACGCTGAAAAGGCGTATGTTCCAAACCTTCATCAATCACGCCAACAAGGTTGGCGAGAAGATCCTGAACAAGGAACCGAATGTCGGCCTGTGGGACCGCCTCCTCTGGCAGATCGGCAACGTGCTCGTCTATGCGCCGCTGCGCAACCGCTTCGGCATGACGAGGGTCAAGGTCGGCTACACGGCGGGAGAGGCCATCGGCCCGGAGATCTTCCGCTTCTATCGCTCCATCGGCGTGAATCTGAAGCAGCTCTACGGACAGACGGAAGCATCCGTCTATATCACCATGCAGCCCAACGGCGAGATCCGCGCCGACACCGTGGGCCGCCCTGCCCCGCAGGTCGAGATCCGCATCGCCGATAACGGCGAGGTTCTCTACCGCTCGCCGGGCGTGTTCGTGGGCTATTACAAGGATGACGAAAAGACGGCCGAGACGAAGACGCCGGACGGCTTTGTGCGTTCGGGCGACGCCGGGTTCTTCGACGCCAGCGGCCATCTCAAGATCATCGACCGGGCAAAAGACGTGGGCAAGATGCGCGACGGCGCGCTGTTCCCGCCGAAATATGTCGAGAACAAGCTGAAATTCTATCCCAACATCAAGGAAGCGGTGTGCTTCGGCGACGGGCGCGACCATGTCGCCGCCTTCATCAACATCGACCTCGTGGCGGTGAGCAACTGGGCCGAGCGGAACGGCGTCACCTATGCCTCTTATCAGGAACTGGCAGGCCATCCGCTCGTCTACGACATGATCGAGAAGCATGTGGACGAGGTGAACCGTTCGCTCGCCTCAGAGCCGCGCATGGGCGGCGCGCAGATCAAGCGCTTCCTGATCCTGCACAAGGAACTCGATGCGGACGATGGCGAGCTCACGCGTACGCAGAAGGTGCGCCGCGGCTTCATCGCAGAGCGCTACGCGCCGCTCATCCAGGCTCTCTACGACGGCTCGACGGAGGCCGACATATCGACCGAAGTCACCTTCGAGGACGGGCGCAAGGGCGTGATCTCCGCGCGGGTGAAGATCAGGGACATGAAGGTTCATCCGGCAGCAGCATCCGGACATGTTCTGGAGGCTGCTGAATGA